One Solibacillus sp. R5-41 DNA segment encodes these proteins:
- a CDS encoding UvrB/UvrC motif-containing protein → MICGHCKQRPANVTVTQIQNEQKVERHYCEICAAQFHPFQFEASNEPVSIHQFISNWLNFLPASTTKEIKQATEKKTTNCPTCGLTYRQFLKQGKFGCENCYETFSGQLPQLLERIQAGTKHVGFKEQTISIEKIKYQIETLREQLQRAILAEHFEDAAKFRDEIRLLESKVNLGGEEQS, encoded by the coding sequence ATGATATGTGGACATTGCAAGCAAAGACCTGCTAATGTGACCGTTACACAAATTCAAAATGAACAAAAAGTTGAACGGCATTATTGCGAAATATGTGCTGCACAATTTCACCCGTTTCAATTTGAAGCAAGTAATGAGCCTGTTTCAATTCATCAATTTATTTCCAATTGGTTGAATTTCTTACCAGCTTCGACTACGAAAGAAATTAAACAAGCAACAGAGAAAAAAACAACGAATTGTCCCACATGTGGTTTGACGTATCGACAATTTTTAAAACAAGGTAAGTTTGGTTGTGAAAATTGTTATGAAACGTTTAGTGGGCAATTGCCACAGTTACTTGAACGTATTCAAGCTGGTACAAAGCATGTTGGTTTTAAAGAGCAAACGATTTCTATAGAAAAAATAAAGTACCAAATAGAGACGCTACGTGAACAATTGCAACGGGCTATTTTAGCGGAACATTTTGAAGATGCAGCAAAATTTCGAGATGAAATTCGCTTGCTTGAAAGTAAAGTTAATTTGGGAGGTGAGGAGCAATCATGA
- a CDS encoding ATP-dependent Clp protease ATP-binding subunit has protein sequence MMFNRFTQRAQKVLQLAQEEAIRWKHKEIGTEHILLGLIREGGGIAAKALEAINISPKMIESGIEELVGKGTEEVGPIVHYTPRAKKVIELSLDESRKLGHAYVGTEHILLALIREGEGVAARVLANTGVSINKARQQVLLLLGNNDTTNGSGTPMNQTVNTPTLDSLARDLTVIAREGSLDPVIGRSKEITRVIEVLSRRTKNNPVLIGEPGVGKTAIAEGLAQQIVNNEVPEILRDKRVMTLDMGTVVAGTKYRGEFEDRLKKVMDEIRQAGNIILFIDELHTLIGAGGAEGAIDASNILKPSLARGELQCIGATTLDEYRKYIEKDAALERRFQPIQVDEPTVDETILIIKGLRDRYEAHHRVKITDEAVEAAAKLSDRYISDRFLPDKAIDLIDEAGSKVRLRSYTVPPNLKELEDSLESIKSEKNAAVSSQEFEKAAALRDSEQKEKTKLEQMKKEWKEKQGKEESTVNVDDIAQVVAMWTGIPVSKIAQEESAKLLNLEEELHKRVVGQSEAVEAISRAIRRARAGLKDPKRPIGSFVFLGPTGVGKTELARALAEVMFGDEDSMIRVDMSEYMEKHSTSRLVGSPPGYVGFDDGGQLTEKVRRKPYSVVLLDEIEKAHPDVFNILLQVLEDGRLTDSKGRTVDFRNTVVIMTSNVGADALKYQKYVGFNVGDTTTKNKDMKGTMLEELKKAFRPEFLNRIDEMIVFHSLEKEHLKEIVTLMAQSLINRLKEQDIELELTDAALQKIVEEGYDPQYGARPLRRAIQKHVEDRLSEELLKGEIDKTQKVVLDFVNEEFMVHSQNSVPTN, from the coding sequence ATGATGTTTAATCGATTTACACAACGCGCACAAAAGGTGTTACAACTTGCTCAAGAAGAGGCAATTCGCTGGAAGCATAAAGAAATTGGAACAGAGCATATTTTACTTGGCCTTATTCGTGAAGGTGGTGGAATTGCCGCAAAAGCATTAGAGGCAATTAATATTAGTCCAAAAATGATTGAATCGGGTATTGAAGAGCTTGTAGGAAAAGGAACAGAAGAGGTTGGTCCGATTGTCCATTACACACCGCGTGCAAAAAAGGTGATTGAATTATCTTTAGATGAATCACGTAAACTCGGTCATGCGTATGTCGGAACAGAGCATATCTTATTAGCGTTAATTCGTGAAGGGGAAGGCGTTGCAGCGCGTGTATTAGCTAATACAGGCGTAAGTATTAATAAGGCTCGTCAGCAAGTATTATTACTTTTAGGGAATAATGACACAACTAATGGTAGCGGGACACCAATGAACCAAACCGTTAATACGCCAACATTAGATAGTTTAGCACGTGACTTAACAGTGATAGCGCGTGAAGGTTCACTTGACCCTGTCATTGGTCGTTCAAAGGAAATTACGCGTGTCATTGAAGTATTATCTCGTCGTACAAAAAATAATCCGGTATTAATCGGTGAGCCTGGCGTTGGTAAAACAGCCATTGCAGAAGGGTTAGCACAGCAAATTGTGAATAATGAAGTGCCTGAAATTTTACGTGACAAACGCGTAATGACTTTAGATATGGGGACAGTCGTAGCAGGAACGAAATACCGTGGTGAGTTCGAGGATCGTTTAAAAAAGGTAATGGATGAAATACGCCAAGCGGGGAACATTATTTTATTCATCGACGAACTGCATACTTTAATTGGCGCTGGTGGTGCAGAAGGTGCGATTGACGCATCAAATATTTTAAAGCCATCTTTGGCACGCGGAGAATTGCAATGTATTGGTGCGACGACATTGGATGAGTACCGTAAATATATTGAAAAAGATGCAGCACTTGAACGCCGCTTCCAGCCAATTCAAGTAGATGAGCCGACTGTTGATGAAACGATTCTAATTATTAAAGGGCTACGTGATCGTTATGAAGCGCATCACCGTGTAAAAATTACTGATGAAGCAGTGGAAGCGGCAGCGAAATTATCAGACCGTTACATTTCAGATCGTTTCCTACCAGACAAAGCCATTGATTTAATTGATGAAGCTGGTTCAAAAGTACGTTTGCGTTCTTATACGGTTCCGCCAAATTTAAAAGAGTTAGAAGATAGTTTAGAAAGCATAAAATCTGAGAAAAATGCCGCTGTATCTAGCCAAGAATTTGAAAAGGCCGCAGCGCTTCGTGACTCAGAACAAAAGGAAAAAACAAAATTAGAGCAAATGAAAAAAGAGTGGAAAGAGAAGCAAGGAAAAGAGGAATCTACAGTAAATGTGGATGATATCGCGCAAGTAGTTGCGATGTGGACCGGAATTCCTGTTTCAAAAATTGCTCAGGAAGAATCCGCAAAACTATTAAATCTTGAAGAAGAATTACACAAACGTGTAGTTGGTCAAAGCGAGGCGGTAGAAGCGATTTCTCGTGCAATTCGCCGTGCTCGAGCAGGCTTAAAGGATCCGAAACGTCCGATTGGCTCATTTGTATTCCTTGGTCCAACGGGTGTAGGTAAAACAGAGCTAGCACGAGCTTTAGCAGAGGTCATGTTTGGTGATGAGGATTCGATGATTCGTGTCGATATGTCTGAGTATATGGAAAAGCATTCGACGTCTCGTTTAGTTGGTTCACCTCCAGGCTATGTAGGGTTTGACGATGGGGGACAATTAACAGAAAAAGTTCGTCGTAAACCATATTCTGTTGTGCTTTTAGATGAAATTGAAAAGGCGCACCCAGATGTGTTCAATATTTTATTGCAAGTGCTTGAAGATGGGCGATTAACAGATTCGAAGGGCCGAACAGTAGATTTCCGTAATACGGTTGTAATTATGACATCGAACGTTGGAGCAGATGCCCTTAAATATCAAAAATATGTTGGTTTTAATGTTGGGGATACGACAACGAAGAATAAAGATATGAAAGGGACGATGCTAGAGGAATTGAAAAAGGCATTCCGTCCAGAGTTCTTAAACCGTATTGATGAAATGATTGTGTTCCATTCATTAGAAAAAGAACACTTAAAGGAAATCGTTACTCTTATGGCGCAGTCTTTAATAAATCGATTAAAAGAGCAGGATATCGAGTTAGAGTTAACGGATGCAGCACTTCAAAAAATTGTGGAAGAAGGCTATGATCCACAATATGGTGCCCGCCCATTACGTCGTGCAATACAAAAACACGTAGAGGACCGCTTATCAGAAGAGCTATTAAAAGGTGAAATTGATAAGACTCAAAAAGTTGTGTTAGATTTCGTAAATGAAGAATTTATGGTGCACAGCCAAAATAGTGTGCCTACTAACTAA
- the gltX gene encoding glutamate--tRNA ligase, with amino-acid sequence MTKTVRVRYAPSPTGFLHIGGARTALFNYLYAKHHNGTFVVRIEDTDIERNVEGGEASQLDNLRWLGITPDESIDIGGPYAPYRQMERLDIYKEHAEKMLAAGQAYKCFCSSEELEASREIQKANGVAAPTYDGKCRHLSAEEVAQKEAEGISHTIRMRIPANVTYKFTDLVRGEVSFESKDIGDWVLVKANGIPTYNYAVVLDDHFMDITHVFRGEEHLSNTPKQMMIFDAFGWEYPQYGHMTLIVNEDRKKLSKRDESIIQFVAQYKDLGYLPEAMFNFFGLLGWSPEGEEEIFSHDEFVRLFDEKRLSKSPSMFDKTKLTWMNNQYIKTLSHEAVVALALPHLQKANVLPETLTEEQHAWASAVIGLYHEQMSFGSEIVELSSLFFTEEIEYDEAAKEVLAGEMVPAVMASFKTQLEALESFDAASIKASIKAVQKDTGAKGKNLFMPIRVVTTGQTHGPELADAISLIGKEKAIARVEKFAN; translated from the coding sequence ATGACTAAAACAGTTCGCGTTCGTTATGCACCATCGCCAACAGGATTTTTACACATTGGTGGGGCACGTACGGCGCTATTTAACTATTTATATGCAAAACATCATAACGGTACTTTCGTAGTACGTATTGAAGATACAGACATTGAGCGTAATGTAGAAGGCGGCGAAGCATCTCAACTTGATAACTTACGCTGGTTAGGTATTACACCGGATGAGTCAATCGATATTGGGGGACCTTATGCGCCATATCGTCAAATGGAACGTTTAGATATTTACAAAGAGCATGCCGAAAAAATGCTTGCTGCAGGTCAAGCGTACAAATGTTTCTGTTCTTCAGAAGAATTAGAAGCTTCACGTGAAATTCAAAAAGCAAATGGTGTAGCGGCACCTACGTATGATGGTAAATGTCGCCACTTATCAGCTGAAGAAGTAGCACAAAAAGAAGCAGAGGGCATTTCACATACAATTCGTATGCGCATCCCAGCAAATGTTACGTATAAGTTCACAGACTTAGTTCGAGGTGAAGTATCATTCGAATCTAAGGATATTGGCGACTGGGTATTAGTAAAAGCAAATGGTATCCCTACGTATAACTATGCGGTTGTATTAGATGATCACTTCATGGACATTACACATGTATTCCGTGGAGAAGAGCATTTATCAAACACACCAAAACAAATGATGATTTTCGATGCATTTGGCTGGGAATACCCACAATACGGCCATATGACGCTAATCGTAAATGAAGATCGTAAAAAATTATCAAAACGTGATGAATCGATCATTCAATTCGTTGCCCAGTATAAAGACCTTGGTTATTTACCAGAAGCAATGTTTAACTTCTTCGGCTTACTAGGCTGGTCTCCAGAAGGCGAAGAAGAAATTTTTTCACATGATGAGTTCGTTCGATTATTTGATGAAAAACGTTTGTCAAAATCACCGTCAATGTTTGATAAAACAAAGCTTACGTGGATGAATAACCAATACATTAAAACATTATCTCATGAAGCGGTCGTAGCACTTGCTCTACCACATTTACAAAAGGCAAATGTCCTACCAGAAACGTTAACAGAAGAGCAGCACGCTTGGGCTTCTGCAGTAATCGGTCTTTACCATGAGCAAATGAGCTTTGGTTCGGAAATCGTAGAACTTTCTAGCCTATTCTTTACTGAAGAAATTGAATATGATGAAGCAGCAAAAGAAGTGTTAGCGGGTGAAATGGTACCAGCAGTAATGGCGTCATTTAAAACGCAATTAGAAGCATTAGAGTCATTTGATGCAGCTTCAATTAAAGCTTCAATTAAAGCCGTTCAAAAGGATACAGGGGCAAAAGGTAAAAACTTATTCATGCCAATTCGTGTCGTAACAACGGGTCAAACACATGGTCCAGAACTGGCGGATGCAATTAGCTTAATCGGCAAAGAAAAGGCGATTGCTCGCGTAGAAAAATTTGCAAATTAG
- the ispD gene encoding 2-C-methyl-D-erythritol 4-phosphate cytidylyltransferase, with amino-acid sequence MRYEVVLPAAGSGKRMGAGQNKLFIPLAGKPILVHTLSVFEQDENCTGIWLAVKDEERAYIQTLLKQYQISKVKGLPTGGVERQHSVHSCIKEMTAVEVVLVHDAARPFITTSTITKLAQVAFEKGAAIAGVRAKDTMKIVKKGLIKETVDRESLWMIQTPQAFRFDLIVKAQDVAEKVGFLGTDEAMLVERLGNEIHIVESDYENVKMTTKEDLIFGEAILNHRQM; translated from the coding sequence TTGCGTTATGAAGTCGTTTTGCCAGCAGCTGGTAGCGGGAAACGCATGGGAGCTGGGCAAAATAAATTATTTATACCACTAGCAGGAAAGCCCATTTTGGTGCATACATTATCGGTGTTCGAGCAAGATGAAAATTGCACAGGAATTTGGCTTGCAGTTAAAGATGAGGAACGCGCATATATTCAAACATTGCTTAAGCAATACCAAATTTCCAAAGTAAAGGGCTTACCAACAGGTGGTGTGGAACGACAGCACTCGGTTCATTCTTGCATTAAAGAGATGACAGCCGTGGAAGTTGTGCTTGTCCATGATGCGGCACGCCCATTCATTACGACATCAACAATTACGAAGCTTGCGCAGGTTGCGTTCGAAAAAGGTGCGGCCATTGCGGGAGTGCGTGCAAAAGATACAATGAAAATTGTAAAAAAGGGCCTCATTAAAGAGACTGTAGACCGTGAATCGTTATGGATGATTCAAACGCCTCAAGCATTCCGTTTTGATTTAATAGTAAAAGCACAGGATGTCGCAGAAAAAGTAGGTTTTCTAGGGACGGATGAGGCGATGCTCGTTGAACGCTTAGGAAATGAAATTCATATTGTAGAAAGCGATTATGAAAATGTCAAAATGACAACGAAGGAAGATTTAATTTTTGGTGAAGCCATTTTAAATCATCGTCAAATGTAA
- a CDS encoding PIN/TRAM domain-containing protein has protein sequence MLKRIIQVAFLFIGGALGLIFLPPLYEFMNLSSNPWLNNPYISVAIGATMLFVLSFVLSDYFVRLITWSEETLFKLPAADLLFGTFGLIVGLSVATLVGVAINQMNILAVTAVIPAILSIILSIILGYLGFRLGFSKREELLQMFSGNASSKKKSAEAPPVKSRELYKLLDTSVIIDGRIADISTTGFVEGTLVVPQFVLTELQHIADSSDTLKRTRGRRGLDILKRLQDERASKVLITEIDFEDVAEVDLKLVRLAKKMDAQILTNDFNLNKVCELHRVQVLNINDLANAVKPVVIPGEDMQVVVIKDGKEHNQGVAYLDDGTMIVVEGGRSYIGQAITVTVTSVLQTSAGRMIFAKPKED, from the coding sequence GTGTTAAAGCGAATTATTCAAGTAGCATTTTTATTTATCGGGGGAGCATTAGGTCTTATTTTCTTACCGCCATTATACGAGTTTATGAATTTATCATCTAATCCATGGCTTAATAATCCATATATCTCGGTTGCGATAGGTGCTACGATGTTATTTGTATTATCTTTTGTATTATCTGATTATTTTGTGAGACTTATTACATGGTCTGAGGAAACTTTGTTTAAATTGCCTGCTGCTGATTTATTATTTGGTACGTTTGGTTTGATCGTCGGATTAAGCGTAGCAACATTAGTTGGAGTAGCGATTAATCAAATGAATATCCTTGCGGTGACGGCAGTCATTCCAGCGATTTTATCAATTATTTTATCAATTATTTTAGGATATTTAGGGTTCCGATTAGGTTTTAGTAAGCGAGAAGAGCTCCTGCAAATGTTTTCGGGAAATGCTTCATCAAAAAAGAAGTCAGCTGAAGCACCACCAGTCAAATCGCGAGAGCTTTATAAATTACTTGATACAAGTGTCATCATAGATGGCCGGATTGCAGATATTTCTACAACTGGATTTGTTGAAGGAACGCTTGTTGTTCCACAGTTTGTATTAACCGAATTACAGCATATCGCGGATTCTTCGGACACATTAAAGCGTACGCGTGGTCGCCGAGGTCTAGATATTTTAAAGCGTCTACAAGATGAACGCGCTTCGAAAGTATTAATTACGGAAATTGATTTTGAAGATGTAGCGGAAGTCGATCTAAAATTAGTGCGTTTAGCGAAAAAAATGGATGCGCAAATTTTAACGAATGATTTCAATTTAAATAAAGTTTGTGAATTACACAGAGTTCAAGTGTTGAATATTAATGATTTAGCAAATGCAGTGAAGCCAGTTGTGATACCTGGTGAAGATATGCAAGTTGTCGTGATTAAAGATGGGAAAGAGCATAATCAAGGCGTTGCCTATTTAGATGACGGGACAATGATTGTAGTAGAAGGTGGTCGCAGTTATATTGGACAGGCGATTACGGTAACGGTAACGAGCGTACTCCAAACGTCGGCAGGCCGTATGATATTTGCGAAGCCAAAAGAAGATTAG
- a CDS encoding acetate uptake transporter family protein has product MNTTKEIKISTADPSAIGLFGLAIVTFVASTQKIGWTEGVGLVLPWAIFLGGIAQFYASVLDAKHNNTFGTTAFGAYGLFWMGVGTSWFIQAGVFGEALQVSADTRQLGVVYLGYLIFTLFMTIGAAETNKVLFAIFVMIDFLFIGLTLSSFGIMEHGMHLLAAYSELTIALLSLYGAGANVLNKHFGFTFLPIGKPFGIFTRDAFVKKTSSVKA; this is encoded by the coding sequence ATGAATACAACAAAAGAAATAAAAATTTCGACTGCGGATCCATCAGCCATTGGTTTATTTGGATTAGCCATTGTGACGTTTGTTGCGTCCACTCAAAAAATTGGATGGACAGAAGGCGTAGGTTTAGTACTTCCTTGGGCAATTTTCTTAGGCGGAATCGCTCAATTTTATGCATCTGTGTTAGATGCAAAACATAATAATACATTTGGTACAACGGCATTCGGTGCTTACGGCTTATTCTGGATGGGTGTTGGTACAAGCTGGTTTATCCAAGCTGGCGTATTCGGTGAAGCATTACAAGTATCTGCTGATACTCGTCAGCTAGGTGTTGTTTATTTAGGTTACTTAATCTTTACCCTTTTCATGACAATTGGAGCAGCCGAAACGAATAAAGTTTTATTTGCCATTTTTGTTATGATTGATTTCTTATTCATTGGTTTAACTTTAAGCTCATTTGGTATTATGGAACACGGTATGCACTTACTCGCTGCTTATTCGGAGCTAACGATTGCCCTTTTATCATTGTATGGTGCGGGTGCTAATGTTTTAAACAAGCATTTCGGTTTTACGTTTTTACCGATTGGCAAGCCATTTGGTATTTTCACAAGAGATGCATTTGTAAAGAAAACTTCATCAGTAAAAGCGTAA
- the ispF gene encoding 2-C-methyl-D-erythritol 2,4-cyclodiphosphate synthase produces MFRIGQGFDVHEFAEGRPLIIGGITIPHERGLLGHSDADVLLHTVTDAALGAIGEGDIGRHFPDTDPEWKDADSAKLLAFIWKMVEERGYKLGNVDCTIMAQRPKMAPYIIPMQNRIAELLNAEPSQVNVKATTTEKLGFVGREEGIAAMVTILLIKA; encoded by the coding sequence ATGTTTCGAATTGGACAAGGTTTTGATGTACACGAGTTTGCGGAAGGGCGTCCTTTAATTATTGGGGGTATTACAATCCCGCATGAGCGCGGACTTTTAGGACATTCAGATGCAGATGTACTATTACATACAGTGACAGATGCAGCACTTGGAGCAATTGGAGAAGGGGATATTGGACGTCACTTCCCAGATACAGATCCAGAGTGGAAAGATGCAGATTCAGCTAAATTACTGGCGTTTATTTGGAAAATGGTAGAGGAACGTGGCTATAAATTAGGTAATGTCGACTGTACAATTATGGCGCAGCGTCCAAAGATGGCACCTTATATTATACCGATGCAAAATCGCATTGCTGAATTATTAAATGCAGAGCCATCTCAAGTTAATGTGAAGGCTACAACAACAGAAAAATTAGGCTTTGTTGGTCGTGAAGAGGGAATTGCCGCGATGGTGACAATTTTATTAATCAAGGCATAA
- a CDS encoding protein arginine kinase codes for MNIEHFLTNANPSWMRNEDDSDIVISTRIRLARNIARTRFPNSFTEEEAQGIEDELMNALFSHEKNPYHFSHFPIKDLPQLQRQILVEKHLISPNLANRKKIGSVFLTEDESFSIMVNEEDHIRIQCLACGMHIEDAFEKARKIDRYLSQHITYAYQERFGYLTSCPTNVGTGLRASVMLHLPALTFTKQMNALIQMMTRLGMVVRGIYGEGSENLGSVYQISNQITLGKSELDILQELRDVVEQVIKKEQSARKALLIRAPSTLEDRLSRSLGTLKYAKILSSEEAASCLSNIRLGVSLGLLEPISQSRLNECMLLIQPGFIQQYVGTTLQPAERDMYRAKLLQDKLRQQDESFNNGEKGEDSI; via the coding sequence ATGAATATCGAGCATTTTTTAACGAATGCCAATCCAAGCTGGATGCGAAATGAGGATGATTCGGATATCGTCATAAGTACACGCATTCGACTTGCTCGAAATATTGCCAGGACACGATTTCCGAATAGCTTTACTGAAGAGGAAGCACAAGGAATAGAAGATGAATTGATGAATGCTTTATTTTCACATGAAAAGAACCCGTATCATTTTTCTCATTTTCCTATAAAAGATTTACCACAATTACAGCGTCAAATTTTGGTTGAAAAACATTTAATTAGCCCCAATTTAGCGAACCGTAAAAAAATTGGTTCTGTTTTTTTAACAGAAGATGAGTCATTCAGTATTATGGTGAATGAAGAAGACCATATCCGAATACAATGTTTAGCCTGCGGAATGCACATTGAAGATGCATTTGAGAAAGCGCGCAAAATAGACCGTTATTTAAGTCAGCATATTACTTATGCATATCAAGAGCGATTTGGTTATTTAACGAGCTGTCCAACAAATGTCGGTACAGGTTTGCGAGCATCGGTCATGTTACATTTACCAGCCCTAACCTTTACGAAACAAATGAATGCATTAATTCAAATGATGACAAGATTAGGAATGGTTGTAAGGGGTATATATGGAGAAGGTAGTGAAAATTTAGGTAGTGTTTACCAAATTTCAAACCAAATAACTCTAGGGAAATCTGAATTGGACATTTTGCAGGAGTTACGTGATGTTGTCGAACAAGTGATTAAAAAAGAGCAAAGTGCTCGAAAGGCATTACTTATTCGCGCACCATCGACTTTGGAAGATCGTTTGAGTCGGTCACTCGGTACTTTAAAATATGCGAAAATTCTATCGAGTGAGGAAGCGGCAAGTTGCTTATCTAATATTCGTCTCGGTGTAAGTTTAGGGTTATTAGAGCCGATTTCTCAAAGTCGACTGAATGAATGTATGTTATTAATCCAGCCGGGATTTATCCAGCAATATGTCGGAACAACGTTGCAGCCAGCTGAACGCGATATGTATCGTGCAAAGCTGTTACAAGATAAACTACGACAACAAGATGAAAGTTTTAATAATGGGGAAAAAGGGGAGGATTCTATATGA
- the radA gene encoding DNA repair protein RadA, with translation MAKKKSKFLCNSCGYEAAKWMGRCPGCGEWNTMNEEVEVISKGPRGAFQHSSTTTKAIPIINVDTPEETRIVTQMNEFNRVLGGGIVPGSLVLIGGDPGIGKSTLLLQVSALLSNQGKRVLYISGEESVRQTKLRAERLGVKSPELYIYSETNLEFLNQTIEEVQPKFVIVDSIQTVHHPEVTSAPGSVSQVRECTAELMRIAKTKNIAIFLVGHVTKEGQIAGPRILEHMVDTVLYFEGERHHNHRILRSQKNRFGSTNEIAIFEMLHGGLKEVLNPSELFLQERSQGAPGSTIVASMEGTRPILVEIQSLVTPTSFNYPKRMATGVDQNRVQLLMAVLEKRMGMMLQAQDAYIKVAGGVKLDEPAIDLAVLTSVVSSFKDQAVRPTDCFIGEVGLTGEVRRVSRIEQRVQEAAKLGFKRAIIPASNIGGWEFPEGIQVVGVETISDSLKSSFRDL, from the coding sequence ATGGCAAAGAAAAAATCAAAGTTTTTATGTAATAGCTGTGGTTATGAGGCAGCTAAATGGATGGGGCGATGTCCTGGTTGTGGTGAATGGAATACGATGAATGAAGAAGTTGAAGTCATTTCAAAGGGCCCACGTGGGGCTTTTCAGCATTCCTCAACGACGACAAAAGCAATTCCTATTATTAATGTAGATACACCTGAGGAAACCCGTATTGTCACACAAATGAATGAATTTAATCGTGTGCTAGGGGGAGGCATTGTACCAGGTTCATTAGTGTTAATTGGAGGAGATCCTGGAATTGGGAAATCTACTTTACTACTCCAGGTTTCTGCACTGCTTTCTAATCAAGGAAAGCGCGTATTATATATTTCTGGTGAGGAATCCGTTCGCCAGACAAAGCTACGTGCAGAGCGTCTAGGCGTCAAATCTCCAGAGCTGTACATTTATTCGGAAACCAACTTAGAATTTTTAAATCAAACAATAGAAGAGGTTCAGCCGAAGTTTGTAATTGTAGACTCCATTCAAACAGTGCACCATCCTGAAGTGACAAGTGCACCAGGTAGTGTTTCGCAAGTGAGAGAATGTACGGCGGAATTGATGCGTATTGCAAAAACAAAAAATATCGCCATTTTCTTAGTAGGGCATGTGACGAAAGAAGGTCAAATTGCAGGACCACGTATTTTGGAGCACATGGTTGATACAGTGCTTTATTTCGAAGGAGAGCGCCATCACAATCATCGTATTTTACGAAGTCAGAAAAACCGTTTCGGATCAACAAATGAAATTGCAATTTTTGAAATGTTACATGGTGGACTGAAGGAAGTATTAAACCCTTCTGAGCTATTTTTACAAGAGCGTTCACAAGGGGCACCGGGTTCAACAATTGTGGCTTCGATGGAAGGGACACGTCCGATCCTTGTTGAAATTCAATCACTTGTGACACCAACGAGCTTTAATTATCCGAAGCGCATGGCAACGGGGGTAGACCAAAACCGTGTACAATTACTGATGGCTGTGTTAGAAAAACGAATGGGTATGATGCTACAAGCGCAAGATGCTTATATTAAAGTAGCCGGCGGAGTGAAATTAGATGAACCTGCGATAGATTTGGCGGTTTTAACAAGCGTTGTTTCTAGCTTTAAAGATCAGGCAGTCCGTCCAACTGATTGTTTTATAGGGGAAGTTGGCTTAACCGGTGAGGTACGTCGTGTTTCACGTATTGAGCAACGCGTACAAGAAGCTGCTAAATTGGGTTTTAAGCGTGCGATTATTCCAGCTTCAAATATTGGTGGTTGGGAGTTCCCAGAAGGAATTCAAGTCGTTGGTGTCGAAACGATAAGTGATTCCTTAAAATCATCGTTTCGTGATTTATAA
- the cysE gene encoding serine O-acetyltransferase encodes MFKRMKEDIDNIFENDPAARSVFEVVLTYSGLHAIWSHRIAHWFFKRKLFFFARVISQMSRFFTGIEIHPGAKIGRRFFIDHGMGVVVGETCEIGNDVTIYQGVTLGGTGKEKGKRHPTLEDGVLVATGAKVLGSITIGENSKIGAGSVVLKEVPPNATVVGIPGKVVMIDGVRTEAKKLDHQNIPDPVGDRCDSLEQTLQHLQQEISNLKKEQ; translated from the coding sequence ATGTTTAAAAGAATGAAAGAAGATATTGATAATATTTTTGAGAATGATCCAGCGGCAAGGAGCGTTTTTGAGGTCGTTTTAACGTATTCTGGTTTGCATGCGATTTGGTCACATCGCATTGCACATTGGTTTTTCAAAAGAAAGTTATTCTTTTTTGCCCGCGTAATTTCACAAATGAGTAGATTTTTTACAGGAATCGAAATTCACCCAGGGGCAAAAATAGGTCGGCGTTTCTTTATTGACCATGGAATGGGTGTCGTCGTTGGAGAAACTTGTGAAATAGGTAATGATGTAACGATTTATCAAGGAGTAACACTAGGTGGTACAGGGAAAGAAAAAGGAAAGCGCCACCCGACGTTAGAAGATGGTGTGCTTGTTGCAACAGGTGCAAAAGTACTTGGTTCGATCACAATCGGTGAAAATAGCAAAATCGGTGCGGGCTCCGTTGTACTAAAAGAAGTTCCGCCAAATGCAACTGTTGTAGGGATTCCTGGGAAAGTGGTTATGATTGATGGCGTCCGTACAGAAGCAAAAAAATTAGACCATCAAAATATCCCAGACCCAGTTGGGGATCGTTGTGATTCACTAGAGCAAACACTTCAGCATCTACAACAGGAAATTTCCAATTTGAAAAAGGAGCAATGA